A genomic stretch from Arachis stenosperma cultivar V10309 chromosome 3, arast.V10309.gnm1.PFL2, whole genome shotgun sequence includes:
- the LOC130969943 gene encoding tropinone reductase homolog At5g06060-like, which translates to MAVAESITNNRSSRWSLNGMTALVTGGTRGIGHAIVEELCGFGAKVHTCSRNEAELNNCLDEWRGKGFLVSGSVCDVSSQAHRENLIQKVTSTFNGKLNIYVNNVGANFRKPTIEYTAEDYSQMMAINLDSAFHLCQLVHPLLKASEMGSIVFISSIAGVVSLGTGTVYATSKAAINQLVKNLACEWAKDSIRSNCVVPATTNTPLVEHLLRNKKYIDEMLSRTPLGRIAEPKEISSLVAFLCLPAASYITGQVISVDGGLTVNGFQPSMRIT; encoded by the exons ATGGCAGTTGCAGAAAGCATTACCAATAACAGATCCTCAAGATGGTCGCTCAATGGAATGACCGCTCTCGTTACCGGTGGAACTCGCGGCATCGG GCATGCCATCGTGGAGGAATTGTGTGGATTTGGGGCCAAAGTTCACACTTGTTCCAGAAACGAAGCAGAGCTGAATAATTGCTTGGATGAATGGCGTGGCAAGGGGTTTTTGGTTTCTGGATCAGTGTGTGATGTGTCATCTCAAGCCCACAGAGAGAATCTCATTCAGAAAGTGACCTCCACCTTCAATGGCAAACTCAACATTTAT GTGAATAATGTTGGAGCAAATTTTAGGAAGCCAACAATTGAGTACACTGCTGAAGACTATTCACAAATGATGGCAATTAATTTAGACTCTGCATTCCATCTGTGCCAACTTGTGCATCCTCTTCTAAAAGCTTCTGAAATGGGAAGCATTGTGTTCATTTCATCTATTGCTGGTGTGGTGAGCTTAGGTACTGGAACAGTCTACGCCACAAGTAAAG CTGCAATTAATCAGCTTGTGAAGAATCTGGCTTGTGAATGGGCAAAAGACAGCATAAGGAGCAATTGTGTTGTTCCTGCAACCACCAATACACCACTTGTAGAACAT TTGCTGCGCAACAAGAAGTACATAGATGAAATGCTGTCTCGAACTCCTCTTGGGCGTATCGCGGAACCTAAAGAAATTTCATCCTTGGTGGCTTTCCTTTGTCTGCCCGCGGCCTCTTACATCACCGGACAGGTCATTTCGGTTGATGGAGGCTTAACTGTGAACGGATTCCAACCCAGCATGAGAATAACATAA
- the LOC130969944 gene encoding tropinone reductase homolog At5g06060-like isoform X2, whose amino-acid sequence MESQLLSLVAPVASVNDLVGFGAAVHTCSRTESELNKCLQEWRSQGFVVTGSVCDVSLRPQRENLIQEVANTFNGKLNIFVNNVGTNLRKPTTEYSAEEFSELMTVNFESGFHLCQLAYPLLKASGMGSIVFISSVAGVTSLGTGSVYAASKAAINQLTKNLACEWAKDNIRSNCVVPWATRTPLVEYLFKNPQFVEDILSRTPLRRIAEPEEVSSLVAFLCLPAASYITGQIISVDGGLTVYGFQPSMRIT is encoded by the exons ATGGAGTCACAGCTCTTGTCACTGGTGGCACCCGTGGCATCGG TGAATGATCTAGTTGGATTTGGAGCTGCTGTGCACACATGTTCAAGGACCGAATCAGAGTTGAACAAGTGCTTACAAGAATGGAGGAGCCAGGGATTTGTGGTTACTGGCTCCGTTTGTGATGTTTCATTGAGACCCCAGAGAGAGAACCTTATTCAGGAAGTGGCTAACACCTTCAATGGCAAGCTTAACATCTTT GTAAACAATGTTGGAACAAATTTGAGAAAACCAACAACTGAGTATAGTGCTGAAGAATTTTCAGAGCTCATGACAGTTAATTTTGAATCTGGATTCCATCTGTGCCAACTTGCATACCCTCTTCTAAAAGCATCCGGAATGGGAAGCATTGTGTTCATATCATCTGTTGCAGGTGTTACAAGCTTAGGCACTGGATCCGTTTATGCAGCAAGTAAAG CTGCAATCAATCAACTCACAAAAAATCTAGCCTGCGAATGGGCAAAAGACAACATAAGGAGCAACTGTGTTGTACCATGGGCAACCAGAACCCCCCTTGTTGAATAT TTATTTAAGAACCCACAGTTTGTAGAGGATATTCTATCTCGAACTCCGCTTAGGCGCATCGCAGAACCAGAAGAAGTGTCATCATTGGTGGCTTTCCTGTGCTTGCCTGCTGCATCATACATCACTGGACAAATTATTTCGGTTGATGGTGGATTAACAGTGTATGGATTCCAACCCAGCATGAGAATTACCTGA
- the LOC130969944 gene encoding tropinone reductase homolog At5g06060-like isoform X1 produces the protein MAEAAQSSKRGTRWSLNGVTALVTGGTRGIGHAIVNDLVGFGAAVHTCSRTESELNKCLQEWRSQGFVVTGSVCDVSLRPQRENLIQEVANTFNGKLNIFVNNVGTNLRKPTTEYSAEEFSELMTVNFESGFHLCQLAYPLLKASGMGSIVFISSVAGVTSLGTGSVYAASKAAINQLTKNLACEWAKDNIRSNCVVPWATRTPLVEYLFKNPQFVEDILSRTPLRRIAEPEEVSSLVAFLCLPAASYITGQIISVDGGLTVYGFQPSMRIT, from the exons ATGGCAGAAGCAGCACAAAGCAGCAAAAGAGGAACTCGATGGTCTCTCAATGGAGTCACAGCTCTTGTCACTGGTGGCACCCGTGGCATCGG GCATGCCATAGTGAATGATCTAGTTGGATTTGGAGCTGCTGTGCACACATGTTCAAGGACCGAATCAGAGTTGAACAAGTGCTTACAAGAATGGAGGAGCCAGGGATTTGTGGTTACTGGCTCCGTTTGTGATGTTTCATTGAGACCCCAGAGAGAGAACCTTATTCAGGAAGTGGCTAACACCTTCAATGGCAAGCTTAACATCTTT GTAAACAATGTTGGAACAAATTTGAGAAAACCAACAACTGAGTATAGTGCTGAAGAATTTTCAGAGCTCATGACAGTTAATTTTGAATCTGGATTCCATCTGTGCCAACTTGCATACCCTCTTCTAAAAGCATCCGGAATGGGAAGCATTGTGTTCATATCATCTGTTGCAGGTGTTACAAGCTTAGGCACTGGATCCGTTTATGCAGCAAGTAAAG CTGCAATCAATCAACTCACAAAAAATCTAGCCTGCGAATGGGCAAAAGACAACATAAGGAGCAACTGTGTTGTACCATGGGCAACCAGAACCCCCCTTGTTGAATAT TTATTTAAGAACCCACAGTTTGTAGAGGATATTCTATCTCGAACTCCGCTTAGGCGCATCGCAGAACCAGAAGAAGTGTCATCATTGGTGGCTTTCCTGTGCTTGCCTGCTGCATCATACATCACTGGACAAATTATTTCGGTTGATGGTGGATTAACAGTGTATGGATTCCAACCCAGCATGAGAATTACCTGA